Proteins encoded in a region of the Bernardetia sp. genome:
- a CDS encoding ATP-binding protein: MFRVIFVWCFFFITTLSFGEDNVIILEHATDLLNIGEQVSLLEDPTNKLSFQEIQQLAQAGKFKKHNTSIFTHRASNSDFWFVFTTQNNTDVDSWLAINTTFLWEIDFYFSDSTNTNYQLIQTGVLRPRKNKPYDTNKFWMPLQKAGDKSVKTFYVRIHTGQSIDVPLLVGSLQALGKDKDISGYITAGFVGALLLMFLFNSFLGVATRKIIYLYYLMYLFGVCLAVTFINSHPFWVEAFDSFQVRQWIYTHTLSWIAPVQLSVSLITIKYLELRKYRRFYYLMLLGVVLILLTGFANLFVPTYKIQFLFQIVLCINAAIILFISYWLTFKRKKQALFYVLGWTFMFVSIIIYLAVINGFVFYSIYTRNIIYFGVVMEIWLFSIALSDHIRILRKENKRVVQNLLSKAEKEIEMRNQIINNQKQLEEGKNNKLKLEVVNMERMILRGIIDNLPIFVAMIDEKGNYLVANKMYEDNFFLPISQIEGSHYTKVLPKNIIDIHTNYINKALEGNVIEFTDYLALPIGEPIHSYGKYFPVFDENQKLKYITVFVTDVSDLKNKELELQKLNDTKDKLFSIISHDLRSPFAQLKGVLDLFERGGISETELKYFLPEIIKNVNYTSDLLNNLVYWAKSQMSGLHADPETFDIYKLVINKENLFNKELNNKDLSFMNYIPKETMVYADKNMIDLIIRNLVANAVKFCRKSDTILIKSEETANDFMIIRVADTGIGMPEDSRTKIFREENFTTLGTHKEKGTGIGLKLCKEFVETNGGKIWVDSEEGKGTIFSFSLPMKKK; this comes from the coding sequence ATGTTTAGAGTTATTTTTGTATGGTGTTTCTTTTTTATCACTACCCTTTCTTTTGGAGAGGATAATGTGATTATATTGGAACATGCCACAGACTTACTCAATATTGGAGAACAAGTTTCACTTTTAGAAGACCCAACAAACAAACTATCTTTCCAAGAAATACAACAACTAGCCCAAGCTGGAAAATTTAAGAAGCATAATACCTCTATTTTTACACACAGAGCTAGCAATAGCGATTTTTGGTTTGTCTTTACAACTCAAAACAATACAGATGTAGATAGTTGGCTTGCTATCAATACTACTTTTTTATGGGAAATTGACTTCTATTTTTCTGACTCCACCAACACAAACTACCAACTCATCCAAACAGGAGTATTAAGACCTCGTAAAAATAAACCGTATGACACTAACAAGTTTTGGATGCCTTTGCAAAAAGCAGGAGATAAATCAGTAAAAACTTTTTATGTTAGGATACATACAGGGCAAAGCATCGATGTTCCACTATTGGTAGGTTCATTACAAGCCTTAGGAAAAGATAAAGATATTTCAGGCTATATCACAGCAGGTTTTGTAGGGGCATTACTTCTTATGTTTCTATTTAATAGTTTTCTAGGTGTTGCCACGAGAAAGATTATTTATCTGTATTACTTGATGTATCTCTTTGGAGTTTGTTTAGCAGTTACATTTATAAATAGTCATCCGTTTTGGGTAGAGGCTTTTGACAGTTTTCAAGTTCGTCAATGGATATATACACATACACTTTCTTGGATTGCTCCTGTACAACTATCAGTAAGTCTGATTACAATAAAATATCTAGAACTAAGGAAATATAGGCGTTTTTATTACCTAATGTTATTAGGTGTGGTACTAATTTTACTGACAGGTTTTGCCAATTTGTTTGTTCCGACCTATAAAATACAGTTTTTATTTCAAATTGTATTGTGTATAAATGCAGCTATTATTCTTTTTATTTCTTACTGGCTTACGTTTAAAAGAAAAAAGCAAGCCCTTTTTTATGTATTGGGTTGGACATTTATGTTTGTCTCTATAATCATCTACCTTGCTGTTATAAATGGGTTTGTTTTCTATTCTATCTATACAAGAAATATAATTTATTTTGGAGTGGTAATGGAAATTTGGCTTTTCTCTATTGCTTTAAGCGACCATATTCGTATTCTTAGAAAAGAAAATAAACGGGTGGTTCAGAATTTACTCTCTAAGGCTGAGAAGGAGATAGAAATGAGAAACCAAATTATCAATAATCAAAAGCAACTAGAAGAAGGTAAAAATAACAAACTCAAATTGGAGGTTGTCAATATGGAGCGAATGATTTTGAGAGGTATTATAGATAATTTACCCATTTTTGTAGCTATGATAGATGAAAAAGGTAACTATTTAGTAGCAAATAAAATGTATGAAGATAATTTTTTCTTACCCATTTCACAGATAGAAGGCAGCCACTACACTAAAGTTCTTCCTAAAAATATAATAGACATTCATACAAACTACATCAATAAAGCATTGGAAGGCAATGTAATAGAATTTACAGATTATTTAGCCTTACCTATTGGAGAACCAATACACTCTTATGGCAAATATTTTCCTGTATTTGATGAAAACCAAAAGCTCAAATATATAACGGTTTTTGTAACTGATGTAAGTGACCTAAAAAATAAAGAACTAGAATTACAAAAGTTAAACGATACAAAAGATAAACTCTTTTCTATAATTTCTCACGATTTGCGTAGTCCGTTTGCACAGTTGAAAGGCGTTTTGGATTTATTTGAAAGAGGAGGAATTTCAGAAACTGAATTAAAGTATTTTCTGCCCGAAATCATCAAGAATGTAAATTATACCTCTGATTTACTAAATAATTTGGTCTATTGGGCAAAAAGCCAAATGAGTGGTCTGCACGCCGACCCAGAAACCTTTGACATTTACAAATTAGTTATAAATAAAGAAAATCTTTTCAATAAGGAACTAAACAATAAAGATTTATCATTTATGAATTATATACCTAAAGAAACTATGGTATATGCAGATAAAAATATGATAGACCTAATTATCCGAAACCTAGTTGCTAATGCTGTAAAGTTTTGCCGTAAATCAGATACCATTCTTATAAAATCAGAAGAAACAGCCAATGACTTTATGATTATACGTGTAGCAGATACAGGTATAGGAATGCCTGAAGACAGTAGAACCAAAATATTTAGAGAAGAAAATTTCACAACACTTGGTACACATAAAGAAAAAGGAACTGGAATCGGTTTGAAGCTCTGTAAAGAATTTGTCGAAACAAATGGAGGAAAAATATGGGTAGATAGTGAGGAAGGAAAAGGAACAATATTTTCGTTTTCTCTACCCATGAAAAAAAAGTAA
- a CDS encoding response regulator, translating into MKWLNSLSSKITISFLIITIMVGVMSVLTLKYVEDLRERSHEISEVHFEGLRLLTHIAEAYPMTLVKTRDVILSDSLPQRKTFRLDIEEDEEKIKKWTEQLEGKMTSQAETELYSKFVASLKEFKDLRRAALVYAIDEGDLQRSSALIYGKLDRQSKELKATLDNLIETKEEIAAQVQTDNERVVRKTFTYLGIFGGLVLIITLIIPFWIRGQISRPIRIIEEKAEQVALGDLENVEFRLRGRNDEIGKLGQSFNEIVKSLKQIVDKANAISQGNYDVQLNVRGNKDDLSIALNEMTYSLRNQYYLKEGSNKLNTLLSGHFTSKEVGQKSISFLGEFLQVGCAVLYIYDEENRTLKLYSSYAFTDRDRLSHEYHLGEGVVGQVAYEKKPIMLKNIPDNSQHITTGTISKSPSSTYTFPLLYENELCGVIELASFEPFTELKKQLISSSAELISSHLYSALQSERIKNLFEVAQAAKREAQSKAKEIEKANALLKEEQMHVQQQSEELQQQNEEMQQQAEELQQTNEELQQQQEQLEKQRTELQIRNEQLTVIQTDLEEKAEELGRASKYKSEFLANMSHELRTPLNSIILLSDMLRRNSSKNLSEKEVQKCSIVYQSGNDLLNLINDILDISKIEAGKMSVNIYHFHTSELLSHLKPLFEEMARQKKLDFIVEDNAGIELFNDRDKISQVLKNFLSNAFKFTKKGSITLRVSKSNHDKLPIKISVIDTGIGIPANKQKVIFEAFQQVDGSVSREFGGTGLGLSIARELTSMLGGEVHLSSEHGKGSEFYMLLPIENHIGEEDAKKRRLDVVYDKKRKPKIKTRSNADDVAVVKEKAAERKFKRVAQLTVEDDREKLKEGDDIILIVEDNVDYANSLVEISRGLGFNSVIATTGEEFWKDIEYFNPLGVLLDLGLPDITGTELLEQIKEKPKYRHIPITIVSARDKNIELLEKGAVGYLQKPIESKAVRDEVLRLTGISHKSTKQMLIVEDDEFQQNYLLELFDKEGVVCKGVTTETAAKQELEAGNYDIVIADLKLEKGTGMGLCRFIKEHNLNIPVIIYTGKDLTASEKEEMRLYSVSVIIKHPKAYAELLEKAKIFLHQVHEQNPNINKEKNTDKSAVNAQSEEEDTKATTAFEERDDSNDHFKAVNSDDFDSIVNKSLESYLAEEADEESSDDLRGKRILIVDDDIRNVFVMTSALENHDADILEAFNGKEALEILEEETVDLVLMDIMMPIMNGFETIENIRKQDKWKNLPIIAVTAKALDEDRRKCLEIGANDYMTKPVDYVILMKLIKKHIQKQKV; encoded by the coding sequence ATGAAATGGTTGAATAGTTTATCAAGCAAAATAACAATAAGTTTTCTCATCATTACAATAATGGTAGGGGTGATGTCTGTCCTAACATTGAAGTATGTAGAAGATTTACGTGAGCGTTCTCATGAAATATCAGAAGTGCATTTTGAAGGATTGCGCCTACTTACACACATTGCAGAAGCCTATCCTATGACACTTGTCAAGACAAGAGATGTAATTTTGTCTGATTCGCTACCTCAACGTAAAACGTTTAGACTAGATATAGAGGAAGACGAGGAAAAAATAAAAAAATGGACAGAACAGCTGGAAGGGAAAATGACATCACAAGCAGAAACTGAACTGTATAGTAAGTTTGTAGCTTCTCTGAAAGAATTTAAAGATTTACGTCGTGCAGCTTTGGTATATGCCATAGATGAGGGAGATTTGCAGCGTTCTAGTGCGCTTATTTATGGAAAACTAGATAGACAATCTAAAGAATTAAAAGCCACCTTAGATAATCTTATCGAAACCAAAGAAGAAATAGCTGCCCAAGTACAGACAGACAACGAAAGAGTGGTTCGTAAAACCTTTACTTACTTGGGTATTTTTGGAGGCTTAGTATTAATCATTACGCTAATTATTCCGTTTTGGATAAGAGGACAAATCAGTCGTCCTATCAGAATTATAGAAGAAAAGGCAGAGCAAGTTGCTTTAGGAGATTTAGAAAATGTAGAATTTAGACTTAGAGGTAGAAATGATGAAATAGGTAAGTTAGGACAAAGTTTTAATGAAATTGTAAAAAGTCTGAAGCAAATTGTAGATAAGGCAAATGCCATTTCACAAGGAAATTATGATGTACAACTCAACGTACGTGGAAATAAAGATGATTTGAGTATTGCCCTCAATGAAATGACATACTCTTTGAGAAACCAGTATTATCTGAAAGAAGGTTCGAACAAACTTAATACACTGCTTTCTGGACATTTTACTTCAAAAGAAGTAGGGCAGAAAAGTATTAGTTTTTTAGGAGAGTTTTTACAAGTAGGTTGTGCAGTGTTATATATTTATGATGAAGAAAACAGAACACTCAAATTGTATAGTTCGTATGCTTTCACAGATAGAGATAGACTTTCTCACGAATATCATTTGGGAGAAGGAGTCGTAGGACAAGTAGCCTATGAGAAAAAACCTATTATGCTCAAAAATATTCCAGATAATTCTCAACATATCACAACAGGAACAATTAGTAAAAGTCCTTCCTCTACTTATACGTTTCCTCTTCTCTATGAAAATGAACTTTGTGGCGTGATTGAACTCGCTAGTTTTGAGCCGTTTACAGAACTCAAAAAACAGCTTATTTCTAGTTCGGCAGAACTTATTTCTTCTCACTTATATTCTGCTTTGCAAAGTGAGCGCATCAAAAATCTTTTTGAAGTAGCACAGGCTGCCAAGAGAGAAGCTCAATCTAAAGCTAAAGAGATAGAAAAAGCAAACGCACTCTTGAAAGAAGAACAAATGCACGTTCAGCAGCAATCTGAAGAGTTGCAGCAACAAAATGAGGAAATGCAACAACAAGCCGAAGAGCTTCAGCAAACCAATGAAGAGCTTCAACAACAACAAGAACAGTTAGAAAAACAGCGTACAGAATTACAAATCCGTAATGAGCAACTTACTGTTATTCAAACTGATTTAGAAGAAAAAGCAGAAGAACTAGGCAGAGCCAGCAAATACAAATCAGAGTTTTTGGCAAATATGTCGCACGAACTCCGAACACCTCTCAATTCTATTATCTTGCTTTCTGATATGCTTCGTCGAAATTCTTCTAAGAATTTGTCAGAAAAAGAAGTACAAAAATGTAGTATTGTCTATCAGTCAGGCAACGATTTATTAAATCTTATCAATGACATTCTTGATATTTCTAAGATTGAGGCTGGAAAAATGAGTGTCAATATTTATCACTTCCATACTTCTGAACTCTTGTCACACTTGAAGCCATTGTTTGAAGAAATGGCACGCCAAAAGAAATTGGATTTCATTGTAGAAGATAATGCAGGTATTGAGCTTTTCAACGACCGAGACAAAATCAGCCAAGTTTTGAAAAACTTTCTATCAAATGCCTTTAAGTTTACTAAAAAAGGTAGCATTACACTGCGTGTTTCGAAGAGCAACCACGATAAATTACCTATCAAAATATCAGTTATCGATACAGGAATCGGAATTCCAGCCAATAAGCAAAAGGTTATTTTTGAAGCCTTCCAACAAGTTGATGGTTCGGTTTCAAGAGAATTTGGTGGAACTGGTTTAGGGCTTTCTATTGCTCGTGAACTTACCAGTATGCTAGGTGGTGAAGTTCATTTGAGTAGCGAACACGGAAAAGGAAGTGAATTTTATATGCTTCTGCCAATAGAAAATCATATTGGTGAAGAAGATGCCAAGAAGCGCAGACTAGATGTTGTGTATGACAAGAAACGCAAGCCAAAAATTAAGACTCGCTCAAATGCTGACGATGTAGCTGTGGTAAAAGAAAAAGCTGCCGAGCGCAAATTCAAACGAGTAGCCCAACTTACCGTTGAAGATGACAGAGAAAAATTAAAAGAAGGTGATGATATTATTCTCATCGTAGAAGACAATGTAGATTATGCTAATAGTTTGGTCGAAATTAGTCGTGGACTTGGGTTTAATAGTGTCATTGCCACAACTGGAGAAGAGTTTTGGAAAGATATCGAATATTTTAACCCTTTAGGAGTTCTTTTAGACTTAGGTTTGCCAGATATTACAGGCACAGAACTTTTAGAACAAATTAAAGAAAAACCAAAGTATCGTCATATTCCGATTACGATTGTTTCGGCAAGAGATAAAAATATTGAACTCTTGGAAAAAGGAGCTGTCGGCTATCTTCAAAAACCGATTGAGTCTAAAGCTGTTCGTGATGAAGTGTTGCGCCTTACAGGAATTTCTCACAAATCTACAAAGCAAATGCTCATTGTGGAAGATGACGAGTTTCAACAAAATTACTTGTTAGAACTCTTCGATAAAGAAGGCGTGGTTTGTAAAGGAGTTACGACCGAAACGGCAGCCAAACAAGAATTGGAAGCAGGAAATTATGACATCGTAATTGCTGACTTGAAGCTAGAAAAAGGCACTGGAATGGGGCTTTGTAGATTCATAAAAGAACACAATCTCAATATTCCTGTCATTATTTATACTGGAAAAGACCTTACTGCTTCTGAAAAAGAAGAAATGCGACTTTATTCGGTAAGTGTAATTATCAAACATCCAAAAGCCTATGCAGAACTTTTAGAAAAAGCTAAAATATTTTTACATCAAGTTCATGAGCAAAATCCAAATATAAATAAAGAAAAAAATACTGATAAGAGTGCTGTTAATGCTCAGTCGGAAGAAGAAGATACTAAAGCGACTACTGCTTTCGAAGAAAGAGATGATAGCAACGACCATTTTAAGGCTGTAAATAGCGACGACTTTGATTCTATTGTAAATAAGAGTTTAGAGTCCTACTTAGCAGAAGAGGCTGATGAGGAAAGTAGCGATGACCTTAGAGGAAAACGTATCTTGATTGTAGATGATGATATTCGAAATGTTTTTGTCATGACTTCTGCACTAGAAAACCATGATGCCGATATCTTGGAAGCCTTCAATGGTAAAGAAGCCTTAGAGATATTGGAGGAAGAAACAGTAGATTTGGTATTGATGGACATTATGATGCCAATAATGAATGGTTTTGAAACCATCGAAAATATCCGAAAACAAGATAAGTGGAAAAACCTTCCCATTATTGCCGTAACAGCAAAAGCATTAGATGAAGATAGAAGAAAATGTCTTGAAATTGGAGCAAATGATTATATGACAAAGCCAGTGGACTATGTCATTCTGATGAAACTCATCAAAAAACATATTCAGAAACAGAAAGTATAA
- the hpf gene encoding ribosome hibernation-promoting factor, HPF/YfiA family, with the protein MKLEMYYVDNDRSETLSEFIQTKVDKLETFYDGILNGEVYVRSEKGDPKKEKVIEIRLNVPGTTLFAKEADETFEAATDNTVEALRRQIKKFKEKSSTY; encoded by the coding sequence ATGAAGTTAGAAATGTATTATGTCGATAATGACAGAAGTGAAACACTAAGCGAATTTATTCAAACAAAAGTAGATAAATTAGAAACTTTCTACGATGGCATTCTTAATGGAGAAGTATATGTTCGTTCGGAAAAAGGAGACCCTAAAAAAGAAAAAGTCATCGAAATTCGTCTGAACGTACCCGGAACTACACTTTTTGCAAAAGAAGCAGATGAGACTTTCGAAGCAGCTACTGACAATACAGTAGAGGCACTGCGTCGCCAAATAAAGAAATTTAAAGAAAAGTCAAGTACGTATTAA
- a CDS encoding sodium:solute symporter, which translates to MSPQTTLFVLIAYFGVLFFISWRTSRGATTETFFTANRNAPWYLVAFGMIGASLSGVTFISIPGKVGINAFSYMQIVFGYLLGYLVIATVLLPLYYKHNLTSIYQYLNNRFGFWSYKTGASFFILSRVIGSAFRLFLAAGVLQIFLFEPLGIPFEIAVLVTIILVLLYTFQGGIKTIVWTDTLQTLFMLLAVGITIVIIGKELGLTSVSEIYTSVSGSKMSKIFFWDINTPENFYKQFLAGAFIAITMTGLDQDMMQKNLSCRTLGESQKNIFWFSIVLVFVNLLFLVMGVLLYMYAESKGIAIPERTDDLYPIIAQQHLPALAGILFLIGIIAAAYSSADSALTALTTSFCVDFLGFEEYQTAMTEKDYKKSEQEKKSTRLKVQVGFAAVLLAVILAFHYYNDRAVIDGIFTAATYTYGPLLGLYAFGMFTKIQIKDNFTPFICIISPILTYAIVYFVNNPNYFTFLGNYKIGFEAILINGGLTFLGLLLAKK; encoded by the coding sequence ATGTCTCCACAAACTACCCTATTCGTACTGATTGCCTATTTTGGTGTTCTATTTTTTATTTCTTGGCGAACTTCAAGAGGCGCAACTACCGAAACTTTCTTTACAGCCAATCGGAATGCACCTTGGTATTTAGTCGCCTTCGGAATGATTGGAGCATCACTTTCTGGAGTAACTTTTATTTCTATACCAGGGAAGGTGGGCATAAATGCGTTTAGCTATATGCAAATTGTCTTTGGGTATCTTTTAGGGTATTTAGTCATTGCAACGGTATTGCTTCCTCTATATTACAAACATAATCTAACATCCATTTACCAATATTTGAACAACCGTTTTGGGTTTTGGTCTTATAAAACAGGAGCAAGTTTTTTTATTTTGTCTCGTGTGATTGGTTCAGCTTTTCGTCTGTTTTTAGCTGCTGGTGTATTGCAAATTTTTCTCTTTGAACCTTTAGGGATTCCTTTTGAAATAGCTGTTTTAGTTACTATTATTTTAGTGTTGCTCTACACTTTTCAAGGAGGCATCAAAACGATTGTTTGGACAGATACACTTCAAACCCTTTTTATGCTACTTGCTGTCGGAATTACGATTGTAATAATAGGTAAAGAACTAGGACTGACTTCAGTTTCAGAAATTTATACTTCCGTTTCGGGTAGCAAAATGAGTAAAATCTTTTTTTGGGACATCAATACGCCTGAAAATTTCTACAAGCAATTTTTGGCAGGAGCTTTTATTGCCATCACAATGACAGGGCTAGACCAAGATATGATGCAAAAAAATCTTTCTTGCCGAACACTAGGCGAATCTCAAAAAAATATCTTTTGGTTTAGTATTGTACTCGTTTTTGTCAATTTGTTATTCCTTGTGATGGGTGTGTTGTTATATATGTATGCAGAAAGCAAAGGAATTGCTATTCCAGAACGAACAGATGATTTATATCCTATTATTGCTCAACAACACTTGCCAGCACTTGCAGGAATTTTATTTTTGATAGGAATTATTGCAGCAGCATATTCTAGTGCAGATTCGGCTCTGACAGCTCTTACTACATCTTTTTGTGTTGATTTTTTAGGTTTTGAAGAATATCAAACAGCAATGACAGAAAAGGATTACAAAAAAAGTGAACAAGAAAAAAAATCTACTCGCCTAAAAGTACAAGTGGGTTTTGCTGCTGTTTTGCTTGCTGTAATTTTGGCTTTTCATTATTATAATGATAGAGCTGTTATAGATGGAATTTTTACAGCTGCAACCTACACGTATGGACCACTACTAGGGTTATATGCTTTCGGAATGTTTACCAAAATTCAGATAAAAGATAATTTTACACCTTTTATTTGCATAATTTCTCCTATTCTGACATATGCTATTGTCTATTTTGTTAATAATCCTAATTATTTTACGTTCTTAGGAAACTATAAAATTGGTTTTGAAGCCATTTTAATAAATGGAGGACTTACATTTTTAGGGCTTTTGTTGGCTAAGAAATAA
- the cdaA gene encoding diadenylate cyclase CdaA: MEVKWVDIFDILLVGILIYNFYQLVKGTVALRVFIGFLSLYFLYLIVQATEMELLSSILGQFMGVGVVAAVVLFQDELRRFLLLIGKAPTFNSEFWNKIFGKDDINIRWNIDAIVDSTKDMARTSTGALIVISRFDDMDKYAQTGDIIDAKISKRIISSIFFKNSPLHDGAAIFYKGRIMAARCRLPLSTNEQIPASLGMRHRAAIGMSEGTSTLILVVSEETGQISIVKNGKISKNLSPQQTRQMLNEYLSAEKKEIDDVALPS, translated from the coding sequence TTGGAAGTCAAGTGGGTAGATATTTTTGATATTCTTCTTGTTGGTATCTTGATTTATAATTTCTATCAGCTTGTTAAGGGAACAGTAGCACTTCGTGTTTTTATTGGCTTTTTGTCGCTCTATTTTCTGTATCTGATTGTACAGGCAACTGAAATGGAACTCTTATCTTCTATTTTGGGACAATTTATGGGCGTAGGAGTAGTCGCTGCTGTGGTTTTGTTTCAAGACGAACTGCGTCGTTTTTTACTTTTAATAGGAAAAGCCCCAACCTTTAACTCCGAATTTTGGAATAAAATCTTTGGAAAAGATGATATAAATATACGATGGAATATTGATGCAATTGTAGATTCTACAAAAGATATGGCTCGCACAAGCACAGGCGCACTCATCGTAATTTCTCGCTTCGATGATATGGATAAATATGCTCAAACAGGCGATATTATTGATGCCAAGATTTCAAAACGCATTATCTCTTCTATTTTCTTCAAAAATAGTCCTTTACACGACGGAGCAGCAATTTTTTATAAAGGAAGAATTATGGCAGCTCGTTGCCGTTTGCCACTTTCTACCAACGAACAAATACCTGCTTCTTTAGGAATGCGCCACCGTGCTGCCATTGGAATGAGTGAGGGAACAAGTACGCTTATTTTGGTAGTTTCGGAAGAAACAGGACAAATTTCTATTGTCAAGAATGGAAAAATAAGCAAAAATCTTTCTCCCCAACAAACTCGTCAGATGCTTAACGAATATCTTTCTGCTGAGAAAAAAGAAATTGATGATGTGGCATTGCCGAGTTAG
- a CDS encoding acyltransferase family protein encodes MILADNIHTKSNSLGFLRSLLASIVVVHHAFRLRSNEPYFWEDFFPLSFGTLGVYGFFVISGYLITASFEHSSSTVNFVWRRLLRIFPAFWICLLLTIFLFAPLTHYFTYGSLENYFTGFASPPLSYFYKNIFLSINQIDINNIMQKNVGAGNMLGAVFNGSLWTLIHEFRLYIITALIGIVAFYKTKKYYVFYIIYFLYVVVHYADPVEGRLFFKLYTDKATIILPIYFFAGSTLYLLRNKIKINYILLSLAILITIIAHYTGLFYYIFPFSLTYILIWLAVKLPFKDWERKYGDYSYGIYIYHFVIQQSLLVAGFTYLNTISFFLLSFCIALFFAYLSWKLIEKPSLKLKNKFS; translated from the coding sequence ATGATTCTAGCAGATAATATCCATACCAAAAGTAATAGTTTGGGTTTCTTACGCTCTCTTTTGGCTTCTATTGTTGTCGTACATCATGCCTTTCGTTTACGTTCTAATGAACCCTATTTTTGGGAAGATTTTTTTCCATTATCATTTGGGACATTAGGAGTATATGGCTTTTTTGTGATTAGTGGTTATCTCATTACGGCTAGTTTCGAACACTCTAGCTCTACTGTTAATTTTGTATGGAGGAGGCTATTACGCATTTTTCCAGCTTTTTGGATATGTTTGTTGCTCACTATTTTTTTGTTTGCCCCCCTAACACATTATTTTACTTATGGTAGTTTAGAAAACTACTTTACTGGTTTTGCTTCTCCTCCCCTTTCATATTTCTACAAAAATATATTTTTATCCATCAATCAAATTGATATTAATAACATAATGCAAAAAAATGTAGGAGCAGGAAATATGTTAGGAGCAGTATTTAATGGTTCGCTTTGGACACTAATACACGAGTTTCGTTTATATATTATTACAGCATTGATTGGTATAGTAGCATTTTATAAAACAAAAAAATATTATGTGTTTTATATTATATATTTTCTATATGTTGTTGTTCATTATGCTGACCCTGTAGAGGGAAGACTTTTCTTTAAATTATATACTGATAAAGCTACTATTATTCTTCCGATTTATTTTTTTGCAGGCAGTACGCTTTATCTCCTTCGAAACAAGATAAAAATAAACTATATTCTACTCAGCTTAGCTATTTTGATTACCATCATAGCACACTATACAGGTTTATTTTACTATATTTTTCCATTTTCGCTTACTTACATTCTGATATGGTTGGCTGTCAAATTACCCTTTAAAGATTGGGAAAGAAAATATGGTGATTATTCTTATGGGATTTATATCTATCATTTTGTTATTCAACAGTCTTTATTAGTTGCAGGATTTACGTATCTGAATACTATCTCTTTCTTTTTATTATCGTTTTGTATAGCTCTTTTTTTTGCTTATTTAAGTTGGAAGTTGATAGAAAAACCATCTTTAAAACTAAAGAATAAGTTTTCATAA